A window of Pseudodesulfovibrio hydrargyri contains these coding sequences:
- the smpB gene encoding SsrA-binding protein SmpB, with product MAKKKNKTTSPDTIAVNKQARRLYEILETFEAGISLVGSEVKSLRGGQISFKDGYVSFRQGSAFLVGVHIAPYEKTGTYDQHDPERARRLLLHKQEIVNLQAKTEQKGLTVVPMKMYFSHGKVKVQLGLGRGKNVHSKKQDLKDRDIARDTQRQLAAYK from the coding sequence GGTCAACAAGCAGGCCCGGCGCCTCTACGAGATCCTCGAGACCTTCGAGGCGGGCATCTCCCTGGTCGGCTCCGAGGTCAAGTCCCTGCGCGGGGGCCAGATCTCGTTCAAGGACGGCTACGTCTCCTTCCGCCAGGGCTCGGCCTTCCTGGTGGGCGTGCACATCGCCCCCTACGAAAAGACCGGGACCTACGACCAGCACGACCCGGAACGCGCCCGCCGTCTGCTCCTGCACAAGCAGGAGATCGTCAATCTCCAGGCCAAGACCGAACAGAAGGGCCTGACCGTGGTGCCCATGAAGATGTACTTCAGCCACGGCAAGGTGAAGGTCCAGCTCGGCCTGGGACGCGGCAAGAACGTCCACTCCAAGAAGCAGGACTTGAAAGACCGCGACATCGCGAGAGACACCCAGCGCCAACTGGCGGCCTACAAGTAA
- a CDS encoding ribonuclease HII, whose product MTRNSLYQAVHYDTVEIAGVDEAGRGCLAGPVVAGACILPAEYDLPGLNDSKKLTAGKRETLYPLIREQAVAWGLGVAWPWEIDEINILQATFRAMGRAVRAMKAEPRFLRIDGDKLIPHHALGRDIPQEYVIQGDGKVPAISAASILAKTFRDHLMVRLAGRYPGYGLSKHMGYGTKVHVEAIQRLGPCRMHRLTFKKVRPEDKPQVQASLF is encoded by the coding sequence ATGACACGGAACAGTTTGTATCAAGCCGTTCACTACGACACGGTGGAGATCGCGGGCGTGGACGAGGCCGGGCGGGGGTGCCTGGCCGGGCCGGTGGTGGCCGGGGCGTGCATTTTGCCTGCGGAGTATGACCTGCCGGGGCTGAACGACTCCAAGAAGCTGACCGCCGGGAAGCGGGAGACGCTGTATCCGCTCATCCGGGAGCAGGCCGTGGCCTGGGGGCTGGGCGTGGCCTGGCCGTGGGAGATCGACGAGATCAACATTCTGCAGGCCACCTTCCGGGCCATGGGCCGGGCCGTACGGGCCATGAAGGCCGAGCCGCGCTTTCTGCGCATCGACGGCGACAAGCTCATTCCCCATCACGCGCTGGGGCGGGACATCCCCCAGGAATACGTCATCCAGGGCGACGGCAAGGTCCCGGCCATCTCCGCCGCCTCCATTCTGGCCAAGACCTTCCGCGACCACCTCATGGTCCGGTTGGCTGGGCGCTATCCGGGTTACGGCCTGTCCAAGCACATGGGCTACGGCACCAAGGTTCACGTGGAGGCCATCCAAAGGCTCGGCCCCTGCCGCATGCACCGCCTGACCTTCAAGAAGGTCAGGCCCGAGGACAAGCCGCAGGTCCAGGCCAGCCTGTTCTGA
- the rplS gene encoding 50S ribosomal protein L19, whose translation MDIIKKIEAEHIRLDIPEFKAGDTVKVHYRIIEGEKERIQVFQGAVLRRRRGTTNSTFTVRKISDGIGVERVFPMNSPYIDRVEVVSEGKVRRSRIYYLRNLRGKAARIKSKQIWE comes from the coding sequence ATGGACATCATCAAGAAAATCGAAGCCGAACACATCCGCTTGGATATCCCCGAGTTCAAGGCCGGCGACACCGTCAAGGTGCACTACCGGATCATCGAGGGCGAGAAAGAGCGCATCCAGGTCTTCCAGGGCGCGGTCCTGCGCCGCCGCCGCGGCACCACCAACTCCACCTTCACCGTGCGCAAGATTTCCGACGGTATCGGCGTGGAGCGCGTGTTCCCCATGAACTCCCCCTACATCGACCGCGTGGAAGTGGTCTCCGAGGGCAAGGTTCGCCGGAGCCGCATCTACTACCTGCGCAATCTGCGCGGTAAGGCCGCCCGCATCAAGTCCAAGCAGATCTGGGAGTAA
- the trmD gene encoding tRNA (guanosine(37)-N1)-methyltransferase TrmD, with translation MNFHLVSIFPHFFESPLDSGLMSKAVETGLVGLDYVDVRQFAGGVHKSVDDRPFGGGPGMLLKLDPMIKALDSIGSKGRILMLSPRGKPLNQALSRELSLEEDVTLICGRYEGIDERLLDLYPIELVSVGDFVLNGGEAAAVCLVESVARLLPGFMGHEDSGDEESFTAGLLEYPHYTRPEDFDGLTVPEVLRSGDHGKIEAWRREQSLTATLRDRPDVLPTASLTVEDIDFLRTLSRTRLGRNLYIALCHYPVVNKFGEKVAVSVTNLDLHDMARVARSYGLGGFYATTPIEDQKALAEKLLGHWREGAGAQANPDRAEAFSKVKVFDDIESAVLDIEAQTGQCPRLAATSARLDRRKQAQPALTFGEVRSWLVNSPVLLIFGTGHGLAEEVLSKTDGIVRPLRYLDDYNHLSVRSAVAIIVDRLIADEY, from the coding sequence ATGAATTTCCACCTGGTCTCCATTTTTCCGCATTTCTTCGAGTCCCCGCTGGACAGCGGGCTCATGTCCAAGGCCGTGGAGACCGGTCTGGTCGGTCTGGACTACGTGGACGTCCGCCAGTTCGCGGGCGGGGTGCACAAGTCCGTGGACGACCGCCCGTTCGGCGGCGGGCCCGGTATGCTCCTCAAGCTCGACCCCATGATCAAGGCCCTGGACTCCATCGGGTCCAAGGGGCGCATCCTGATGCTCTCCCCGCGCGGCAAGCCCCTCAACCAGGCCCTTTCCCGCGAGCTTTCCCTTGAAGAGGACGTGACCCTGATCTGCGGGCGCTACGAGGGCATCGACGAGCGGCTGCTCGACCTCTATCCCATCGAACTGGTCTCGGTGGGCGACTTCGTGCTCAACGGCGGCGAGGCGGCGGCCGTCTGCCTGGTGGAGTCGGTTGCCCGGCTGCTGCCCGGCTTCATGGGCCACGAGGACTCCGGGGACGAGGAATCGTTCACCGCCGGGCTGCTCGAATACCCGCACTACACGCGGCCCGAGGACTTCGACGGGCTGACCGTGCCCGAGGTCCTGCGTTCCGGCGACCACGGCAAGATCGAGGCCTGGCGGCGGGAGCAGTCCCTGACCGCCACCCTGCGCGACCGGCCGGACGTCCTGCCCACGGCCAGCCTGACCGTGGAGGACATCGATTTTCTGCGGACGCTTTCGCGCACCCGGTTGGGCCGCAACCTGTACATCGCCCTGTGCCACTATCCCGTGGTCAACAAGTTCGGCGAGAAAGTGGCCGTGTCCGTGACCAACCTGGACCTGCACGACATGGCCCGCGTGGCCCGCAGTTACGGGCTCGGCGGGTTCTACGCCACCACGCCCATCGAGGACCAGAAGGCGCTGGCCGAGAAGCTGCTCGGGCACTGGCGCGAGGGCGCGGGCGCCCAGGCCAATCCGGACCGGGCCGAGGCCTTTTCCAAGGTCAAGGTTTTTGACGATATCGAAAGCGCGGTCCTTGACATCGAGGCCCAAACAGGGCAATGTCCCCGCCTCGCGGCCACGTCAGCAAGACTGGATCGCCGCAAGCAAGCCCAGCCCGCCCTGACCTTTGGCGAAGTGCGAAGCTGGCTCGTCAACTCTCCGGTATTATTGATATTTGGTACCGGACACGGTCTGGCGGAAGAAGTCCTCTCCAAAACGGACGGCATTGTACGGCCGCTCAGGTATTTGGATGACTACAACCATCTCTCGGTCAGGAGCGCGGTCGCCATCATCGTCGACCGATTGATCGCGGATGAGTACTAG
- the rimM gene encoding ribosome maturation factor RimM (Essential for efficient processing of 16S rRNA), which produces MKEEPGFIPVGGVVKAHGIRGEFGIKSYADSPTIFGDVPLYLSVAKGRPRPLEVASWREHKDLVLLTSPRITDRDQAEALRGREILVREADLPEPDEGEHYLYQMIGCRVVLEDGSEVGELKGYYETGEQDTWVIENGAGTEILLPAVPEFVLDVDLDAETIVIEPPEGLLDLYLNPEPPKKKKRRPPRSRKQGS; this is translated from the coding sequence ATGAAAGAAGAGCCCGGTTTCATCCCCGTGGGCGGGGTGGTCAAGGCGCACGGAATTCGAGGGGAGTTCGGCATAAAAAGTTATGCGGACTCCCCGACCATTTTCGGAGACGTGCCGCTCTACCTGTCCGTTGCCAAAGGGCGGCCCAGGCCCCTCGAGGTGGCCTCCTGGCGCGAGCACAAGGACCTCGTCCTGCTGACCTCGCCCCGGATCACCGATCGGGACCAGGCCGAGGCCCTGCGCGGCCGTGAAATCCTGGTCCGCGAGGCCGACCTGCCCGAACCGGACGAGGGCGAGCACTACCTGTACCAGATGATCGGCTGCCGGGTGGTCCTCGAGGACGGCTCCGAGGTGGGCGAACTCAAAGGTTATTACGAGACCGGCGAGCAGGACACCTGGGTCATCGAGAACGGCGCGGGCACCGAGATTCTGCTGCCCGCCGTGCCCGAATTCGTCCTGGACGTGGATCTGGACGCGGAGACCATCGTCATCGAACCGCCCGAGGGGCTGCTGGACCTGTACCTCAACCCCGAGCCGCCCAAAAAGAAGAAGCGCCGTCCGCCGCGCTCCAGGAAGCAGGGTTCATGA
- a CDS encoding KH domain-containing protein, which translates to MLKEMIEYIAKSLVDNPDEVQVSEVEGEQTSVIELKVAKEDLGKVIGKQGRTARAMRTLLGAASTKARKRSVLEILE; encoded by the coding sequence ATGTTGAAAGAGATGATTGAGTACATTGCCAAGTCCCTGGTGGACAACCCGGACGAAGTGCAAGTTTCCGAAGTCGAAGGCGAGCAGACCTCGGTTATCGAGCTGAAGGTGGCCAAGGAAGACCTGGGCAAGGTCATCGGCAAGCAGGGCCGCACGGCGAGAGCCATGCGCACGCTGCTTGGGGCCGCCTCCACCAAGGCGCGGAAACGCTCCGTCCTGGAGATCCTCGAGTAG
- the rpsP gene encoding 30S ribosomal protein S16, whose product MAMKIRLTRMGSKKRPFYRVVALDSAVRRDGRPVEFLGHYNPMVEPNEIALDMEKIEKWLEKGAEPSNTVRSLLKKAGK is encoded by the coding sequence ATGGCAATGAAAATCAGACTGACCCGGATGGGTTCCAAGAAGCGTCCCTTCTACCGCGTCGTGGCCCTCGACAGCGCCGTGCGCCGTGATGGACGCCCCGTCGAATTCCTCGGGCACTACAATCCCATGGTCGAGCCGAACGAGATCGCGCTGGACATGGAGAAGATCGAGAAGTGGTTGGAAAAGGGCGCGGAGCCCAGCAACACGGTTCGTTCTCTGCTGAAGAAAGCCGGCAAGTAG
- the ffh gene encoding signal recognition particle protein: MFESLQERLGATFSKLGGKKTLDENNIKEGLREVRLALLEADVNFKVVKQFVDQVRERALGDEVLKGLEPGQHFIKIVNEELIELLGGEQKDLDLKARPLKLMMVGLQGSGKTTSSGKIAMFLRKQHGRKPYLVPADVYRPAAIDQLNTLARQLDVPVYPSTTDMNPVDICRDALGKAEELGCDLILFDTAGRLHIDETLMDELENIKRECEPQEILFVADAMTGQDAVTVAESFNEKLGITGVVLTKMDGDARGGAALSIKTVTGRSVKFVGVGEKLSDLELFHPDRIASRILGMGDMMTLIEKAQSQIDEDEAKAMAEKMAKAEFDFEDFLGHMRKLKKLGSMEGLLKMIPGMGNIMKQLGDNALPEDEMKRTEAIISAMTLKERRQPDLLKNASRKDRIARGSGVKVADVNALIKNFKQMSKVMQSMMGGGKKKKGKFGLPKLPGLGGGGMPDMSALGGGMPGMPGMPGMPGMEEEGAQRTVSKKTLKERKKKKLNKKKNKKKKKK, translated from the coding sequence TTGTTCGAGAGCCTGCAAGAAAGACTCGGCGCCACCTTCTCCAAGTTGGGCGGCAAAAAGACCCTTGACGAGAACAATATCAAGGAGGGTCTGAGGGAGGTGCGTCTCGCGCTCCTCGAGGCCGACGTCAACTTCAAGGTGGTCAAGCAGTTCGTCGACCAGGTCAGGGAACGCGCTCTCGGCGACGAGGTCCTCAAGGGGCTTGAGCCCGGCCAGCATTTCATCAAGATCGTCAACGAGGAACTCATCGAGCTGCTCGGCGGCGAACAGAAGGATCTGGACCTCAAGGCCAGGCCGCTCAAGCTGATGATGGTCGGCCTGCAGGGCTCGGGCAAGACCACTTCCTCGGGCAAGATCGCCATGTTCCTGCGCAAGCAGCACGGCAGGAAGCCGTACCTGGTGCCCGCCGACGTCTACCGCCCGGCGGCCATCGACCAGCTGAATACCCTGGCCCGGCAGCTCGACGTGCCGGTCTACCCATCCACCACGGACATGAACCCGGTGGATATCTGCAGGGACGCCCTGGGCAAGGCCGAGGAACTGGGCTGCGACCTGATCCTGTTCGACACCGCGGGCCGGTTGCACATCGACGAGACGTTGATGGACGAGCTTGAGAACATCAAGCGCGAGTGCGAGCCGCAGGAAATTTTGTTCGTGGCCGACGCCATGACCGGCCAGGACGCCGTGACCGTGGCCGAGAGCTTCAACGAGAAGCTCGGCATCACCGGCGTGGTCCTGACCAAGATGGACGGCGACGCAAGGGGCGGCGCGGCTCTGTCCATCAAGACCGTGACCGGCCGTTCGGTCAAGTTCGTGGGCGTGGGAGAGAAGCTGTCCGACCTGGAGCTCTTCCACCCGGACCGCATCGCCTCGCGCATCCTCGGCATGGGCGACATGATGACCCTCATCGAGAAGGCCCAGAGCCAGATCGACGAGGACGAGGCCAAGGCCATGGCCGAGAAGATGGCCAAGGCCGAGTTCGATTTCGAGGACTTCCTGGGCCACATGCGCAAGCTCAAGAAGCTCGGGTCCATGGAAGGGCTGCTCAAGATGATCCCCGGCATGGGCAACATCATGAAGCAACTGGGCGACAACGCCCTGCCCGAGGACGAGATGAAGCGCACCGAGGCGATCATCTCCGCCATGACCCTGAAGGAGCGCCGCCAGCCCGACCTGCTCAAGAACGCGAGCCGCAAGGACCGCATAGCCCGGGGCTCGGGCGTGAAGGTTGCGGACGTCAACGCGCTCATCAAGAATTTCAAGCAGATGAGCAAGGTCATGCAGTCCATGATGGGCGGCGGCAAAAAGAAGAAGGGCAAGTTCGGCCTGCCCAAGCTGCCCGGCCTGGGCGGGGGCGGCATGCCCGACATGAGCGCGCTCGGCGGCGGCATGCCCGGAATGCCTGGAATGCCCGGCATGCCCGGCATGGAGGAGGAAGGCGCCCAGCGCACCGTCTCCAAGAAGACGCTCAAGGAACGCAAGAAGAAAAAGCTGAACAAAAAGAAGAATAAGAAGAAAAAGAAAAAGTAA
- a CDS encoding potassium channel family protein, which produces MENLRNSLFVRVWLTHFVPAFFVGAVLLLTVKDLPAPSLIPVGGAGDLVKAVLNGAAVALAVLLFHRWRNRRMRNLWPSASAVYAGAKLRCSALVGFLAGAADILLTLSEWGVLFLALLVLSVLVWNLRVFTRRSVSLLRPGSEITWADVNELLRVYLATLIGFTLVNAAVDGLHALAGITPPFDFASAGGELFLNALYYTVVTMTTLGFGDIVPRTWDGKILLIVQSLTSYFMFAFMIGIITRGVTSGRDR; this is translated from the coding sequence ATGGAAAATCTCAGGAATTCGCTCTTCGTCCGGGTCTGGCTGACCCATTTCGTGCCCGCCTTCTTTGTCGGCGCCGTGCTGCTGCTGACCGTCAAGGACCTGCCCGCGCCCAGCCTCATCCCGGTGGGCGGGGCCGGGGACCTGGTCAAGGCCGTGCTCAACGGCGCGGCCGTGGCACTGGCGGTCCTGCTCTTTCACCGCTGGCGGAACCGACGCATGCGCAACCTGTGGCCGAGCGCCTCGGCCGTCTACGCCGGAGCCAAGCTGCGCTGCTCCGCCCTGGTCGGCTTTCTGGCCGGGGCCGCCGACATCCTCCTGACCCTGAGTGAATGGGGCGTCCTCTTCCTGGCGCTCCTCGTCCTGTCCGTCCTCGTCTGGAACCTGCGCGTCTTCACCCGGCGCAGCGTGTCCCTGCTCAGGCCCGGCAGCGAGATCACCTGGGCCGACGTGAACGAACTGCTGCGCGTCTACCTGGCCACCCTGATCGGCTTCACCCTGGTCAACGCGGCCGTGGACGGGCTGCACGCCCTGGCCGGGATCACGCCCCCCTTCGACTTCGCGTCCGCGGGCGGCGAACTCTTCCTCAACGCCCTCTACTACACGGTGGTGACCATGACCACGCTCGGCTTCGGGGACATCGTGCCCCGCACCTGGGACGGCAAGATCCTGCTGATCGTCCAGAGCCTGACCAGCTACTTCATGTTCGCCTTCATGATCGGCATCATCACCCGGGGCGTGACCTCGGGCCGCGACCGCTGA
- a CDS encoding 4Fe-4S binding protein has protein sequence MKITPDRFRLAVQAAFTLFSLYAGYRFILFLSWVSGRSETFVAKPGAVEGFLPISALLGFRRLVSSGFWDRAHPAGLTIFLAALAMAFLFRKGFCGYVCPVGFLSGLLERAGRSFGMARIPPRRIDLPLHVFKYLGMGGFVFLIFSMDPRSLESFLRSPFNMTSDARMLDFFLHPSGMALAVLAALALLSVMVRNFWCRYLCPYGALLGLFAWFGPVRVHRDKDACVHCGKCSASCPSGIAVEQKEAVRTPECIGCGQCVGACPVDGCLGFHALGRRIPWPTVAVGAVLVLLVARVWAGYAGVWDNPLPPEMLKRVYQAGAGLM, from the coding sequence ATGAAAATCACTCCCGACCGTTTCCGGCTGGCCGTCCAGGCGGCCTTCACCCTCTTTTCCCTGTATGCGGGCTACCGCTTCATCCTTTTCCTGAGCTGGGTCTCGGGCCGTTCCGAAACGTTCGTTGCCAAGCCCGGCGCGGTGGAGGGCTTCCTGCCCATCAGCGCCCTGCTCGGCTTCCGGCGGCTGGTTTCGTCCGGATTCTGGGACCGCGCCCACCCGGCCGGGCTGACCATCTTTTTGGCCGCCCTGGCCATGGCCTTCCTGTTCCGCAAGGGATTCTGCGGCTACGTCTGCCCGGTGGGCTTTCTGTCCGGGCTGCTGGAACGGGCCGGACGCAGCTTCGGCATGGCCAGGATTCCGCCCCGGCGGATCGACCTCCCCCTGCACGTCTTCAAATACCTGGGCATGGGCGGATTCGTGTTCCTGATCTTTTCCATGGACCCGCGCTCGCTCGAATCCTTCCTGCGCAGCCCGTTCAACATGACCTCGGACGCGCGCATGCTCGACTTCTTCCTGCACCCGTCCGGCATGGCCCTGGCCGTGCTCGCGGCCCTGGCCCTGCTCAGCGTCATGGTGCGCAACTTCTGGTGCCGGTATCTCTGCCCCTACGGCGCGCTGCTCGGGCTCTTCGCCTGGTTCGGGCCGGTCCGCGTGCACCGCGACAAGGACGCCTGCGTCCACTGCGGCAAATGCTCGGCCAGCTGCCCCTCGGGCATTGCGGTGGAACAAAAGGAAGCGGTGCGCACCCCGGAGTGCATCGGCTGCGGCCAGTGCGTCGGGGCCTGCCCGGTGGACGGGTGCCTCGGCTTTCACGCGCTGGGACGGCGCATCCCGTGGCCGACCGTGGCCGTGGGAGCCGTGCTGGTGCTGCTGGTCGCCAGGGTCTGGGCCGGATACGCAGGGGTCTGGGACAACCCCCTGCCCCCGGAGATGCTCAAGCGCGTCTACCAGGCGGGCGCGGGGTTGATGTAG
- a CDS encoding TraR/DksA family transcriptional regulator: MTEAQKMEFKRFAEEEMDALKVEIPRLAEQVKPVAPDNAIGRISRMDTIVNQSVAEAQLSKARVRLARLEEALKRVDEDEDFGLCLDCGEPIPMARLKVMPETAYCVDCAE, encoded by the coding sequence GTGACCGAGGCGCAGAAAATGGAATTCAAGCGGTTCGCCGAAGAGGAGATGGACGCGCTGAAGGTAGAGATTCCCCGGCTCGCGGAACAGGTCAAGCCCGTGGCCCCGGACAACGCCATCGGGCGCATCTCGCGCATGGACACCATCGTCAACCAGTCCGTGGCCGAGGCCCAGCTGTCCAAGGCCCGGGTCCGCCTGGCCCGGCTGGAGGAGGCCCTCAAGCGGGTGGACGAGGACGAGGACTTCGGCCTGTGCCTGGACTGCGGCGAGCCCATCCCCATGGCCCGGCTCAAGGTCATGCCCGAGACGGCCTATTGCGTGGACTGCGCCGAGTAG
- a CDS encoding pyridoxal phosphate-dependent aminotransferase, producing the protein MSPRVSKRRPLVAQSEIRSMTLECARVSGVNLAQGVCDLPVPAPVIEGAEQAMRAGANIYTRFDGLPRLRRAIAAKQKHCTGMDLDPDGQIVVSCGATGAFYAACLALLDEGDEVLVFEPYYGYHVVTLASLGIKPVYVTLEPPGWGFTARDLERAVTAKTRALVLNTPSNPAGKVFDREELGIIADFAESHDLFVFTDEIYEHFVFDGKKHIAPATLPGMAGRTITISGVSKVFSVTGWRLGYALCDPQWALAIGHFSDLVYVCAPAPLQIGAARGLEELGPDYYQGVSDDHRIKRDRFCGALRSAGLTPYVPDGAYYTLADVTGLPGKTARERALYLLEKTGVACVPGSAFYSGPVGETLARFCFAKEMNVLEDAMQRLGRIS; encoded by the coding sequence ATGTCCCCGAGAGTGAGCAAGCGCAGACCGCTTGTGGCCCAATCCGAGATCCGAAGCATGACCCTGGAATGCGCCCGCGTATCCGGCGTGAACCTGGCCCAGGGCGTGTGCGACCTGCCCGTTCCGGCCCCGGTCATCGAGGGCGCGGAGCAGGCCATGCGCGCGGGCGCCAACATCTACACCCGCTTCGACGGGCTGCCGAGGCTGCGCCGGGCCATCGCGGCCAAGCAGAAACACTGCACCGGCATGGACCTGGACCCGGACGGCCAGATAGTGGTATCCTGCGGGGCCACGGGAGCGTTCTACGCCGCCTGTCTGGCCCTGCTCGACGAGGGCGACGAGGTCCTGGTCTTCGAGCCGTACTACGGCTACCACGTTGTGACCCTGGCCTCGCTCGGCATCAAGCCTGTCTACGTCACCCTGGAGCCGCCCGGGTGGGGCTTCACCGCCCGGGACCTGGAGCGGGCCGTGACCGCGAAGACCCGGGCTCTGGTCCTGAACACCCCGTCCAACCCGGCGGGCAAGGTCTTCGACCGTGAGGAACTCGGGATCATCGCCGATTTCGCCGAATCCCACGACCTGTTCGTCTTCACCGACGAGATATACGAGCACTTCGTCTTTGACGGGAAAAAACACATCGCCCCGGCCACGCTGCCGGGCATGGCCGGGCGGACCATCACCATCTCGGGGGTGTCCAAGGTCTTTTCCGTGACCGGCTGGCGGCTGGGCTACGCCCTGTGCGATCCACAGTGGGCCCTGGCCATCGGCCACTTCAGCGATCTGGTATACGTCTGCGCGCCCGCGCCGTTGCAGATCGGCGCGGCCCGGGGGCTGGAGGAACTCGGCCCGGACTACTACCAGGGGGTGTCCGACGACCACCGGATCAAGCGCGACCGTTTCTGCGGCGCATTGCGCTCGGCTGGCCTGACCCCGTACGTGCCGGACGGGGCGTATTACACCCTGGCCGACGTGACCGGGCTGCCGGGGAAAACCGCCAGGGAACGTGCCCTGTACCTGCTGGAGAAGACCGGCGTGGCCTGCGTGCCGGGCTCGGCCTTCTATTCCGGCCCGGTGGGGGAAACCCTGGCCCGATTCTGTTTCGCCAAGGAGATGAACGTGCTCGAGGACGCCATGCAACGATTGGGGAGGATTTCGTGA
- a CDS encoding SDR family NAD(P)-dependent oxidoreductase, which yields MTSLRNKTLILTGASMGIGAALAEELAGEGVHLVLGARTREKLLAVRDRCRALGGRAECVAGDAADDAVASQLVEAALNLGDFYGFIHAAGVLEPGPAVWELSADSFRRVLDGSLVAAHQIMRHAVPPLLDRGEGLAVFFGSGAAQRAQTGIGAYCAAKAGEEHLARQLANEAPAITTVIWRPGVVETRMQADARTAVGSAAAPLRELFASWLRDGLLLTPKQSARGLVEFLRADPRAYHGKVADIRKI from the coding sequence ATGACTTCACTGAGGAATAAAACCCTGATCCTGACCGGCGCGTCCATGGGCATCGGCGCGGCCTTGGCCGAGGAACTGGCCGGGGAGGGCGTGCACCTCGTCCTCGGCGCCCGCACCAGAGAGAAACTGCTGGCGGTCCGAGACCGCTGCCGCGCCCTGGGCGGGCGGGCGGAATGCGTGGCCGGCGACGCCGCCGACGACGCGGTGGCGTCCCAGCTCGTCGAAGCGGCCCTGAACCTGGGCGACTTTTACGGATTCATCCATGCCGCCGGGGTGCTCGAGCCCGGCCCGGCCGTGTGGGAGCTCTCCGCCGACAGCTTCCGCCGGGTGCTGGACGGCTCCCTGGTGGCGGCCCACCAGATCATGCGCCACGCCGTGCCGCCTCTGCTCGATCGCGGCGAGGGGCTGGCCGTGTTCTTCGGCTCCGGCGCGGCGCAACGCGCCCAGACCGGCATCGGAGCGTACTGCGCGGCCAAGGCGGGCGAGGAGCACCTGGCCCGCCAGCTGGCCAACGAGGCCCCGGCCATCACCACGGTCATCTGGCGGCCGGGCGTGGTCGAGACGCGCATGCAGGCCGACGCCCGCACGGCCGTGGGCTCGGCCGCCGCGCCCCTGCGGGAGCTGTTCGCCTCCTGGCTGCGGGACGGCCTGCTGCTGACCCCGAAGCAGTCCGCGCGCGGCCTGGTGGAATTTCTCCGCGCCGACCCGCGCGCCTACCACGGCAAGGTCGCGGACATACGCAAAATATGA
- a CDS encoding phosphotransferase enzyme family protein: MTDLLSLWGLATGRRRTDIVLPGSPERCLSRRAVEDAQGRVWMLETLRPGQFGRRERIGRALDRMSRAGLPAPAYLAGPDGRFVVECEDQYHQLSPYIPGDSLPQPGYIEDDARGESLGKFLCRLREASGVVREFDDEPPFLLEGYVNELMAAMAGRRPDLHQALRPVLPALVPLFEAWHGLPASLCHGDFHPLNVIWHGRSAVAVIDWEFMGVRPCLFDAANCLGCVGIEDPPALVRGLAPALLRTLRHGMCLDKTSLSLLPELILGLRFAWMSEWLRRKDEEMAGIEISYMRLLANSLDTLLPAWKKLLGE, from the coding sequence ATGACCGATCTGCTTTCTCTCTGGGGACTGGCCACGGGCCGACGACGCACGGACATCGTCCTGCCCGGCAGCCCGGAGCGCTGTCTGTCCCGCCGCGCCGTGGAGGATGCCCAGGGCCGTGTCTGGATGCTCGAGACCCTGCGCCCGGGCCAGTTCGGGCGGCGCGAGCGCATCGGCCGCGCCCTGGACCGGATGTCCCGCGCCGGGCTGCCCGCGCCCGCCTACCTGGCCGGTCCGGACGGCCGATTCGTGGTCGAGTGCGAGGACCAGTACCACCAACTCTCTCCATACATCCCAGGCGACTCCCTGCCCCAGCCCGGATACATCGAGGACGACGCGCGCGGCGAGAGCCTGGGCAAATTCCTGTGCCGGTTGCGCGAGGCCTCGGGCGTGGTCCGCGAGTTCGACGACGAGCCGCCCTTCCTGCTGGAGGGATACGTCAACGAACTCATGGCCGCCATGGCCGGACGCCGCCCGGACCTGCACCAGGCCCTGAGGCCGGTCCTGCCCGCCCTGGTTCCGCTCTTCGAGGCCTGGCACGGCCTGCCCGCCTCCCTGTGCCACGGCGACTTCCACCCTCTGAACGTCATCTGGCACGGCCGGTCCGCCGTGGCTGTCATCGACTGGGAGTTCATGGGCGTCCGCCCGTGCCTGTTCGACGCGGCCAACTGCCTGGGCTGCGTGGGCATCGAGGACCCGCCAGCCCTGGTGCGCGGCCTGGCCCCGGCCCTGTTGCGGACCCTGCGCCACGGCATGTGCCTGGACAAGACCTCCCTGTCCCTGCTGCCCGAGCTTATCCTCGGCCTGCGCTTCGCCTGGATGTCCGAATGGCTGCGGCGCAAGGACGAGGAAATGGCCGGGATCGAGATCAGCTACATGCGCCTGCTGGCCAATTCCCTGGACACCCTGCTTCCGGCCTGGAAAAAACTCCTTGGAGAATGA